The following are encoded together in the Acidobacteriota bacterium genome:
- a CDS encoding glycosyltransferase family 2 protein, translated as MSSLPPLTGVVITRNAEEYLDRVLAALHCCGEILVLDSGSTDGTRQIADNHGASWFERPFNGYGSQKRHAVVRAAHDWILSVDADEVLDHEAASAIETIDWCDQDPSVCWRIRRRPFIGRREIRHGHWNPDWVVRLFHRGHHDFSAAAVHETVSPKGTVRTLPGSLHHYSYRDLGEVIRMDYHRIKARRYRDEGRRSSGPVLAARASWAFAYSYLIRRGFRDGPAGVVIALAGAVNSVMGLAIATEGGDEKGKTGKEEKER; from the coding sequence GTGAGCTCTTTGCCACCACTGACGGGAGTGGTGATCACACGGAACGCCGAAGAGTATCTCGACAGGGTGCTGGCCGCCCTCCATTGCTGCGGCGAAATCCTCGTTCTGGACTCCGGTTCGACTGATGGCACTCGCCAGATCGCGGATAATCACGGTGCGAGCTGGTTCGAACGGCCGTTCAATGGGTACGGGTCGCAGAAGCGACACGCAGTGGTTCGGGCCGCCCACGACTGGATTCTGTCTGTCGATGCCGACGAAGTGCTCGATCACGAGGCCGCTTCGGCCATTGAGACCATCGACTGGTGCGATCAGGATCCGTCGGTGTGTTGGCGGATCAGGCGGCGGCCCTTTATCGGGCGGCGGGAGATCCGCCACGGCCACTGGAATCCGGATTGGGTGGTACGACTGTTTCACCGAGGGCACCACGACTTTTCGGCTGCAGCGGTTCACGAGACGGTGTCGCCAAAAGGGACTGTGAGGACCCTTCCAGGGAGCCTGCACCACTACAGCTACCGGGACCTCGGTGAGGTTATTCGCATGGACTACCACCGAATCAAGGCCAGGCGTTATCGCGACGAGGGCCGCCGTTCTTCGGGTCCGGTTCTTGCCGCGCGCGCCTCCTGGGCGTTTGCGTACTCGTACCTCATCCGCCGCGGCTTTCGAGATGGACCGGCAGGTGTAGTCATTGCCCTTGCCGGAGCGGTCAATTCAGTCATGGGGCTTGCGATCGCCACCGAGGGCGGTGACGAAAAAGGGAAAACGGGAAAAGAAGAAAAGGAGAGGTAA
- a CDS encoding VOC family protein → MGEKKGSGIGIIGYDTYEFVVADLERSRRFYSEMIDVPEIASLDEHEAALRGEDAVMFAAGKAQCVCVTPRERDSASDRWLNRHPDGVRVVGFRVRNVNATRAILAERNATFVSDVIDATDGEDRPYRFFDIATPLGDVRFRFVERASDALPPGFSLNSTASEQNSNGFQVIDHITSNFLTLEPHVTWLRDVMGFEEYWRVHFHTADINPDTGGSGLASTVMWDPESGIKLANNEPVTPCYEASQIYTFVEANQGPGVQHVAFHVPAISTAVDQLRSAGIQFLDTPGTYYDMLPERLVRQKVHNFDHDVDELRRLGLLADGSDDRYLLQIFMVEGGLLYDDYIAGPFFYEVIQRFGARGFGEGNFRALFESIERDQVEREAAQKQLDAGAGS, encoded by the coding sequence ATGGGCGAGAAAAAGGGCTCCGGCATTGGAATCATCGGCTACGACACCTACGAGTTCGTGGTTGCAGACCTGGAACGAAGCCGGCGGTTCTACAGCGAAATGATAGATGTGCCCGAGATTGCCAGCCTCGATGAGCATGAGGCGGCGCTCCGGGGCGAGGACGCCGTGATGTTTGCTGCCGGCAAGGCACAATGTGTCTGTGTCACGCCGCGAGAGAGGGACTCGGCGTCCGATCGCTGGCTCAATCGGCACCCCGATGGCGTCAGAGTTGTCGGCTTCAGAGTGCGAAACGTCAACGCGACGAGGGCGATCCTCGCCGAGCGGAACGCAACCTTCGTATCTGATGTGATTGACGCGACCGACGGGGAGGATCGACCGTATCGCTTCTTCGACATCGCCACCCCGTTGGGGGACGTCCGTTTCCGGTTCGTTGAACGCGCGTCGGACGCACTTCCACCCGGCTTTTCTCTGAACAGCACTGCTTCGGAGCAGAACTCGAACGGCTTTCAGGTCATCGATCACATCACGTCCAACTTCCTGACCCTCGAGCCTCACGTGACCTGGCTTCGAGATGTGATGGGTTTCGAAGAATACTGGCGAGTTCACTTCCACACCGCGGACATCAACCCCGACACAGGGGGGTCGGGACTCGCGTCCACCGTCATGTGGGATCCTGAGTCTGGCATCAAGCTCGCCAACAACGAACCGGTGACGCCTTGTTACGAAGCGAGCCAGATCTACACCTTTGTCGAGGCCAACCAGGGTCCCGGGGTACAGCACGTCGCGTTCCACGTGCCGGCCATCTCGACCGCGGTCGATCAGCTGAGGAGCGCTGGCATCCAGTTTCTCGACACCCCGGGAACCTACTACGACATGCTTCCCGAGCGTCTGGTTCGCCAAAAGGTGCACAACTTCGACCATGACGTGGATGAACTGAGGCGCCTCGGTCTCCTGGCGGACGGTAGCGACGACCGGTACCTTCTTCAGATCTTTATGGTCGAGGGTGGATTGCTCTACGATGATTACATCGCAGGTCCTTTCTTCTACGAGGTGATTCAGCGGTTCGGTGCTCGGGGTTTCGGCGAGGGGAATTTTCGCGCGCTCTTCGAATCGATCGAGCGCGACCAGGTCGAACGTGAAGCGGCTCAGAAACAGCTCGATGCGGGAGCAGGATCATGA
- a CDS encoding SpoIIE family protein phosphatase, with the protein MQRSQRRLTLTLAPGILAFLIAALSVADMFLPHPYDGVILEADVPGARVVRAVVPGSGADRAGIRPADVIVGIDRNFLDSDIHAQEILNEHEIGDTVSYLVRSGGSIFEVDVELGRRRIGDTSYLYAALLGFLFFGIGTFVVLRQPRMPAARVFFTMCALFMLFLVCRLRPASYSWVDDFVITAGTMALLFLPAAFLHFFLIFPRPIWEWRRDPIADFLGKIYRISSRMLPLYLVPPLVYLGTVLWARFTGNSLALISGAPMTNWWVMVGYMILGLGALYLSARHLPDAAQRRGAGLVFLGTLFGVAPFIVLAVGFPTLLNTERYLFYGVVPLILVPITFAYAIIRFGFLDIRVILRKSLLYTVTTAMVTAVYALGIASFNLIFSGTKLAASPYFPVIFALAIVLLFEPLRQRLQGPVDRFFFAERLRLQRAMVEMGEAFTREVEIGPVVTQLVDRLPELLRLHFSALYLVSEGKLVRQAGPETLPEELPIIGILHDQLKRQGSLVRVDELAPLRLLSPEVEDLASSLGASGVELTGLLATTRRSVGVILLAGKTGQTAFENEELQLLRGLLNQASIALETSILLDERTRRAELERELKIAASIQESLLPDKLRTADGWQLAAVCRPAQEVGGDFFTELPGRIDEEHVVVYGDVSGKSISGALMMMAAHEVLNSVALANPEPEKLLRLANERLYILRGARERTEIRGGSFVALGYLGFRPGTGSFSYTLAGQPPPIVRRRSGKVECLVMPKHRVPLGALRIGGHQILEGRLDPGDLIVAYSDGLVEAQSPQGEFFGEDRLLRVVAESPSDPDRAISYLLEEVEAFTDGHTPYDDVTLLAASWQPEN; encoded by the coding sequence ATGCAGCGATCGCAACGGCGTCTGACCTTGACGTTGGCGCCAGGGATTCTCGCCTTCCTCATCGCCGCTCTGTCGGTTGCGGACATGTTCCTTCCGCACCCGTATGACGGCGTCATCCTGGAGGCGGATGTCCCCGGTGCGCGGGTGGTGAGGGCAGTGGTGCCCGGATCGGGCGCTGACCGCGCGGGGATACGTCCCGCCGACGTGATAGTTGGCATCGACCGAAACTTTCTCGACTCGGATATCCACGCTCAGGAGATCCTCAACGAACACGAAATCGGCGATACGGTTTCGTACCTCGTTCGATCGGGGGGGAGCATTTTTGAGGTCGATGTCGAGCTTGGCCGTCGCCGAATCGGTGATACGAGCTACCTCTACGCCGCCCTGCTCGGTTTTCTCTTCTTCGGCATCGGCACGTTTGTCGTCCTTCGGCAACCCCGGATGCCGGCGGCGCGGGTCTTTTTCACGATGTGCGCCCTCTTCATGCTATTCCTGGTGTGCCGCCTGCGTCCGGCCTCCTACTCGTGGGTTGATGATTTCGTCATCACGGCCGGCACCATGGCCCTGCTGTTTCTGCCGGCGGCATTTCTTCATTTCTTCCTGATCTTCCCCCGTCCGATCTGGGAGTGGAGACGAGATCCGATCGCGGACTTCCTCGGAAAGATCTACCGGATCAGCAGCCGGATGCTGCCGCTCTATCTGGTGCCGCCGCTGGTCTACCTGGGGACAGTTCTGTGGGCCAGATTCACGGGCAACTCGCTGGCTTTGATCAGCGGTGCGCCGATGACCAACTGGTGGGTGATGGTTGGCTACATGATTCTGGGCCTTGGTGCGCTCTACCTTTCGGCGAGACATCTGCCGGACGCAGCCCAGCGTCGGGGCGCCGGTCTGGTCTTCCTCGGAACCCTCTTCGGGGTCGCGCCGTTCATCGTGCTGGCGGTAGGGTTCCCAACGCTTTTGAACACTGAGCGTTATCTCTTCTACGGTGTCGTTCCCTTGATCCTGGTGCCGATTACCTTCGCCTACGCCATCATCCGATTCGGTTTCCTCGACATCAGGGTGATACTGCGAAAAAGTCTGCTCTACACCGTGACCACCGCCATGGTGACTGCGGTCTACGCCCTCGGGATCGCCTCATTCAATCTCATTTTCAGCGGTACAAAGCTCGCAGCGTCCCCATATTTTCCGGTCATCTTTGCCCTCGCGATCGTGCTGCTCTTCGAACCGCTCCGGCAACGACTCCAAGGTCCGGTGGATCGGTTCTTCTTCGCAGAGAGGCTGCGGCTGCAACGGGCGATGGTCGAGATGGGGGAAGCGTTCACCCGGGAGGTGGAGATCGGCCCGGTCGTGACCCAGCTCGTTGATCGGCTCCCGGAGCTCCTGCGCCTGCACTTCTCGGCCCTCTATTTGGTATCAGAGGGGAAGCTGGTTCGCCAGGCGGGACCGGAAACCCTGCCGGAGGAGCTGCCGATCATCGGTATTCTCCACGACCAGCTCAAACGCCAGGGATCATTGGTGAGGGTCGATGAACTCGCACCCCTTCGCCTTCTCTCGCCCGAGGTCGAGGATCTTGCGTCGAGCCTCGGTGCCTCCGGAGTAGAGCTGACCGGGTTGCTGGCAACCACCCGCAGATCGGTGGGAGTGATTCTGCTCGCCGGAAAAACCGGGCAAACGGCGTTCGAAAACGAGGAGTTGCAGCTGCTGCGGGGTCTGCTCAATCAGGCCTCGATCGCTCTCGAGACCAGCATTCTGCTCGACGAGCGTACGCGCCGTGCAGAGCTCGAAAGGGAACTCAAGATTGCCGCATCTATCCAGGAATCATTGTTGCCGGACAAACTCCGCACGGCCGACGGCTGGCAACTGGCGGCGGTATGCCGCCCGGCGCAGGAAGTGGGTGGCGATTTTTTCACCGAGCTGCCGGGGCGGATCGACGAAGAGCATGTAGTCGTCTACGGTGACGTCTCGGGGAAATCGATCTCGGGAGCACTGATGATGATGGCTGCTCACGAGGTGTTAAACTCCGTGGCGCTCGCGAATCCCGAGCCCGAAAAGCTCCTACGCCTGGCCAACGAACGACTCTACATTCTTCGCGGCGCGAGAGAACGGACCGAAATCCGAGGCGGGAGCTTCGTTGCTCTCGGATATCTCGGATTCCGTCCCGGTACGGGCAGCTTCTCCTACACCCTGGCGGGGCAACCGCCTCCAATCGTGCGTCGGAGATCCGGAAAGGTCGAGTGTCTCGTCATGCCGAAACATCGGGTACCGCTGGGAGCTCTGAGAATTGGCGGCCACCAGATACTGGAGGGCAGGCTGGACCCGGGAGATCTGATTGTTGCCTATTCGGACGGTCTGGTCGAAGCTCAATCGCCGCAGGGAGAGTTCTTCGGTGAAGACCGCCTGTTACGGGTTGTTGCGGAGTCGCCCTCGGATCCGGATCGAGCGATCAGCTACCTGCTGGAAGAGGTCGAGGCCTTCACCGATGGGCACACACCTTACGACGACGTCACGCTGCTCGCCGCCTCCTGGCAACCCGAAAACTGA
- a CDS encoding homogentisate 1,2-dioxygenase, giving the protein MIHRLTRGDVPRKPHTVFEVEGKLTYEHCFTRAGFESIYTMLWHRSPPHWVETEEDLGRHPGWAEGIRTGPLRRSHYLGEKGGGGGSPLLSRQLFFSNSDIGVWLSRPTESEPTLVANADGDELTFVHRGSGRIECALGVVPFTEKDYVYVPHGLPHRWLLDGAATLLTIEARSPLRVPTQYRAPEGQLSMYAPFTHHDFVEPEWPDGGMEKREAPRRLIVQNGGVLTAFEMSHHPFDVVGWDGQVWPFAFPILAFQPKTGAIHLPPTVHTTFAGNGYVVCSFVPRVVDFAEGAIPCPYPHSSPDCDEVIFYVDGNFTSRKGVGPASLTLHPRGLPHGPHPGTYEASIGRERTDELAVMIDTFKPLLPTPFADAVEDINYNQSWVR; this is encoded by the coding sequence ATGATCCACAGGCTCACACGTGGCGATGTCCCGAGGAAGCCTCACACCGTGTTCGAGGTCGAAGGCAAGCTCACCTACGAACACTGTTTCACCCGTGCCGGGTTCGAATCGATCTACACGATGCTCTGGCACCGGAGCCCCCCACACTGGGTGGAGACGGAGGAAGACCTCGGACGTCATCCAGGCTGGGCCGAGGGTATCCGCACCGGACCCTTGCGCCGAAGTCACTACCTGGGCGAGAAGGGCGGCGGGGGCGGAAGCCCGCTGCTCTCACGCCAGCTCTTTTTTTCGAATTCCGACATCGGCGTGTGGTTGAGTCGGCCGACGGAAAGCGAGCCGACTCTGGTCGCCAATGCCGACGGAGATGAACTGACCTTCGTGCATCGTGGCTCCGGTCGGATCGAGTGCGCGCTCGGCGTGGTGCCTTTTACGGAGAAGGACTACGTCTACGTGCCGCACGGCCTGCCGCACCGTTGGCTGCTTGACGGGGCGGCGACACTCCTGACAATCGAGGCGCGCTCACCCTTGCGCGTGCCCACGCAGTATCGGGCGCCGGAGGGGCAGCTTTCGATGTATGCGCCGTTCACCCACCACGACTTCGTAGAGCCCGAATGGCCGGACGGGGGTATGGAGAAGCGCGAGGCCCCGCGCAGGCTCATTGTCCAGAACGGTGGCGTGCTGACTGCCTTCGAGATGTCCCATCATCCGTTCGACGTCGTTGGGTGGGACGGGCAGGTCTGGCCATTTGCCTTTCCTATTCTCGCCTTCCAACCCAAGACAGGAGCCATCCACCTGCCACCGACGGTCCACACCACATTTGCTGGCAACGGGTACGTCGTCTGCTCGTTCGTACCGCGGGTGGTGGATTTTGCGGAGGGTGCGATCCCGTGTCCCTACCCCCACTCCTCGCCGGATTGCGATGAGGTCATATTCTACGTCGATGGAAACTTTACCTCGCGAAAAGGAGTGGGACCTGCGTCGCTGACTCTGCATCCGCGAGGCCTTCCGCACGGCCCACATCCAGGCACCTACGAGGCTTCGATCGGAAGGGAGCGCACCGATGAGCTGGCGGTCATGATCGACACATTCAAGCCCCTGTTGCCGACACCGTTCGCAGATGCGGTGGAGGACATCAATTACAACCAGAGTTGGGTGAGGTGA
- a CDS encoding NAD(P)H-dependent oxidoreductase encodes MITVISGTNRPASNSRKVAALLCEMLNEAGESTALLDLAELPLEVFESTSYASVPRSFATFQSKMLETDGLLMVVPEYNGSFPGVVKYFIDMLSFPDSLNDKPAAFIGISAGRWGGVRAVEQLELVFHYRRAHLFGKRCFIPSIGQILDGSGKITDPEIADRLRETTLDFALFCRQLCRDTE; translated from the coding sequence ATGATTACCGTCATATCAGGCACCAATCGGCCAGCTTCGAACTCCCGAAAGGTCGCCGCATTGTTATGCGAGATGCTCAACGAGGCCGGAGAAAGCACCGCCCTGCTCGACCTCGCCGAACTGCCACTCGAAGTGTTCGAGAGCACCAGCTACGCATCGGTTCCGCGCTCTTTCGCTACTTTTCAGTCGAAAATGCTTGAGACCGACGGTCTGCTGATGGTGGTCCCCGAGTACAACGGCTCATTCCCTGGTGTCGTCAAATACTTTATCGACATGCTCAGCTTCCCGGATAGCCTGAACGACAAACCCGCAGCATTCATCGGCATCTCAGCGGGCCGTTGGGGCGGTGTGCGAGCCGTCGAGCAGCTCGAGCTGGTCTTCCATTACCGCCGAGCTCACCTGTTCGGGAAACGTTGTTTCATCCCTTCCATCGGCCAAATTCTCGATGGCTCCGGGAAAATCACCGATCCGGAGATAGCCGATCGGCTTCGCGAAACGACCCTGGATTTTGCCCTATTCTGCAGGCAATTGTGTCGCGACACGGAATAA
- a CDS encoding N-acetyltransferase, translating into MISIRREEPGDFEAVHDLNLAAFEGGPEAALVDSLRASCPDYLSLVAEDEGRVVGHILFTPVVIQSGEGDVEGVGLAPMAVLPDLQGNGIGSDLVNHGLEMLRSRSCPFVIVLGHPDYYPRFGFERASRYDLTSQWEGVPDEAFMILVLQPGVLPAAGGVARYRGEFDAVM; encoded by the coding sequence ATGATCTCGATACGGCGTGAAGAACCGGGGGATTTCGAGGCGGTTCATGACCTCAATCTGGCGGCATTCGAGGGCGGTCCCGAAGCGGCGTTGGTCGACTCCTTGAGAGCCTCCTGCCCGGACTACCTTTCTCTGGTGGCCGAAGACGAGGGACGAGTCGTCGGCCACATCCTCTTCACACCGGTCGTCATTCAGAGCGGGGAGGGCGATGTCGAGGGGGTGGGTCTGGCGCCAATGGCCGTCCTGCCCGACCTCCAGGGAAACGGCATCGGCTCGGATCTCGTGAATCATGGTCTCGAGATGCTCCGTTCTCGATCATGTCCCTTCGTGATTGTCCTCGGACATCCGGACTATTACCCGCGTTTCGGTTTCGAGAGAGCGTCGCGGTACGACCTCACCAGTCAATGGGAAGGCGTCCCGGATGAAGCCTTCATGATCCTCGTACTCCAGCCGGGCGTACTGCCCGCCGCCGGCGGTGTGGCGAGGTATCGAGGCGAGTTCGATGCGGTCATGTGA